Within the Sulfurihydrogenibium sp. genome, the region TATTCCAAGTATCTATTTATTTTAATAACTACGTTTTTACTTCCGGATTTTACTACTATTGGTTCACTTTCACAGCTGTTGGAGCTTTCCATAGGATTTCCGGACTTTGAAACCTTTGCATAAACAATAAGCTCTCCGTTAAATTCTTTATACAAATCTTCTATTATAACATCAGCAGGTGTAAGCTTGAATTTGTATTCTTTATCGTTAAATTTAATCTTCTTTACAGCTAAAGGCTGCGGAGAAACACCTTTTCTAACTATTAAAAACAGTGTCCCTTTACATTTATCTTTTAAACTATCATCAACTATAACTTTTCCTTCAATTTTATTTTGGTCTATAAAGTATGCTTCTGACGGTAGTTTTTGACAGGAAGCTAAAAAAAGACTCGTTAATATAAAAGTTAAAAATTTAATCAAATTTAAAGCTCCTTGTAAATCTATGCTTAATGATATTTTATCATATAGTTTATGTTGCTGTAGATTGAGTAATAAGATGTGAGAAGTGAAATGTTAAAAAAGTTATTCATAATGATAGAGTAAGCAAATTATTAAACTTTGGAAATGAGAAATTGGAAATTTTTACAAAATTTAGAATGAGACTTTTAGATTAAAGCTGTCATAATGAAACACGGACTGGTTATTAAAGATCAGAAAAAGAATTGTATTTTCTCCCTTCAACCAACAAAGAATTTATTATCCTTTCTAATATCATCGTGAGTAAGCGAGGTTGTTCTAAGATTCTCGTAAACTTACCTTTCCGTGTCATCCCGAGGCTGTAAGCCGAAGGATCTCTTTTTTGATTTTTTGACTTGAAAAGAAAAACATGAGATTCTTCGCTTCGCTCAGAATGACAATTTTGATTTTTGGGACAGCCTCGTGAGTAAGCTTATTTTAGAAAAACAATGATTGTTTAGTACAAGAATTACTTGTTCATAAATGAATTTTAAGTGTGAAACTTAGACGTTTTGTTTAAAAAGGATTTAAAATAAAAAAGGGGGCTTTTGCCCCCCCTTGAAGAGATTATTGTTTGTTTTCTTCTTTCTTTTCTACTTTCTTAGCAGCTTTTTTCTTTTTAACAACTTTTTTAGCTGGAGCTTTTTTCTCTTCTTTAGCTGGAGCTGCTGCTTCTTGTTTTGCTCCTTCTGCTGGAGCTGCTGCTTTTTCTTCAGCCATTGCTGCGAATCCCATTCCGAACACTGCTACTGAGAGTGCTGATAATACTAATTTTTTCATGTTACACCTCCTATAAAAATTTTAATAAAATTATTTTCCTGCTGGTACAGCTGGTTGTTCAGCTGGTTTTTGTTCGCCTGCTGGAGCTGCTTGTTGTTCAGCTGGTTTTTGCTCTCCTGCTGGTGCAGCTTGTTGCTCTCCACCTTGTGCAGGTGCAGCTTGTTGAGCTGGTTGTTGTTCAGCTGGTGCTGGAGCTGCTGGTTGTGCAGCTGGAGCTGCTTGTTGTTCAGCTGGTTGTTGTTCTTCTTTCTTTTGGCAGCTGAAAAGTAAAGATGTTGATAATACAGCTGCTACTGTTCCAAGTACTAATTTTTTCATTCCTTATAACCTCCTTTTTAATTTATCACCAAATATTTTATTCTAATAAAATTACACAAATATTAAATAAAGATTACAAATTTGTAATTTTGCCAAAAGTAATCTCAAAAGTTGTTCCTTCATTTTCTTTGCTAAATACCTTAATTTCTGCCGAGTGTCTATCTAAAACTGCCTTAACAAGACTTAAACCAAGGCCGCTTCCCATGTATATTCCCCGGCTTTCATCAGCTCTATAAAACTTATCAAAAATCTTATCTAATTTATCCTCCGGAATACCTATCCCTGTATCAGAAATAATTAGTATTACTTTGTCTTCAATTTCTTTAAGCTTTATGAAAATCTTTCCATCTTGTTTATTAAACTTAATGGCATTATCCAATAAATTTGCTATTGCTCTGCTAAGATATTTTTCATCACCCAAAATGTAGATATCTTCGTCTACTTCCATTTCTATTTTTATTCCTTTTGTTAGTGCATAGTCTTTAAACAATGAATATAAATTTTTGATAATTTTTGATAAGTTTACCTTTTCCATTGAGAGCTGAAATGTTCCGGATTCAAGTTTTGAGATAGTAAGAAGGTCTGCTATCATTTGATTTAAAGACTCTGTTTCTTCAATGATATAGACTAATAAATCTGAACATTCTTTACTGACTTTGTTTTTCATTAGCATGTTTTCAGATGCCGCTCTTATTCTTGCGATTGGTGTTTTAAGGTCGTGGGCTATGCTTTCTGTAGTTTCTTTTAAGGTTTTTACAAGAATTTCTATTCTATCTAAAAGATTATTAATAACTACTGCTAAATCATCCAACTCATCTCCGGCTTGAGAAACAGGAACTCTTTTCTCTAATTTCATACTGGTAGATAGCTCTTTTGCAGTGTTTGAAATTCTTTTGATTTTTCTTGTGATTGAGTTTGCTATTAAAAATCCACCAATTAATGATAATAAAAACACAATAATTCCAGAATTATAGAAGATGCTTAAGAGTCTGTTCAAAAGCCTGTTTTTATCATGTTTAGATTTTCCGATTACTAACGTGTATTTTGGAGAGAGCTTATAGATGATGATATGGAAGTCATCTAAGGATACAATTTCATATTTATCCGGAGTTAGTTTTTTATAGTTTTCTAAGTTTATCACTATATTTTGTGTATGAATAAGTGTATTTGTGTTTAATATAATACTACCTTTATTATCGTAGATTTTAAAAAATTCATCTTTATTATTTATAATTTCAGCTTCTTTTAGGATTTGCTTTTTCAGTCCATTTATCCCTTCCTGCTTGAATAGAATTTTATAAGATTTTGCCTTTTCTGTAATCTCTTGTTTTATTTTATCATCAAGATAGATTTCAAAAAATGAGTAAACTGTAAAAAATGAAGCTATTAATGATAGTAAAAGTAAAGTTGAATATAGGAGTGTTATTTTAATTCCAATTTTATTGACAGTTTTAGTTAGCTTTAAGAACATAACCAAAGCCGCGAACTGTATGAATTAACTTTTTATCAAATCCTTTATCTATTTTGTCTCTTAATCTGTGTATTTGAACATCTACCACATTGCTCTCTATATCAAAATCTATATCAAAAACGTTGGCAAGTATCATGTTTCTTGTTACTATTTTTTCAGCATTTTCCATAAGATATTTTAAAAGTTCATACTCTTTTGCTGTTAGGTCTATTTTTTTATTTCCTCTATAAACTTCTTTTTTAAGTAAATCCATAGTCAAGTCATGGTATTTTAATTTTGAAATTTCATCTATATCTTTACTTCTTCTAACAAGGGCTTGGATTCTTGCCAACAACTCTGGAAAGCTAAAAGGTTTTGTTAAGTAATCATCAGCTCCCAAGGACAATCCTTTAACTTTATCTTCTACACTATCTTTTGCGCTTAATACAAGAATAGGTGTTTTTATTTTTTTGTTTCTAAGAGATTCTATAATATAAAATCCAGACATTTTAGGAAGCATCAAATCAAGGATTATTATGTCAAAGTCTTCATAATTTGCGTAATTTAAACCTTCTTCTGCATCATAGGCTTGTACCACATCATATCCTTCTTCTTTTAAACGTTTTGCAATGAGTTTTGATAAGTTCTTATCATCTTCTACTATTAAAACTTTCATTAAATCCTCCCTGCTGAAATAGTGATTGATTATATTTTATATCATGCTGAAAAAAAGAATTTCTATAACAATATTTTTATTAAACTTTAATCCTAACAATACCTTGGGTGGGAAATTAGCAGTTTTTATAGAATTTAAAAAGGAGATCCCTCGGACTAAAGTCCTCAGAACGATGACAAAGAAATAAAAATCCTGTCATTCTGCAGCCGACGAAGAATCTCATGCTTTTGTTGAATTTCTTACCCGACGTATGTTTAATAAATACATACTTTATGCTATAATTTCAAAATAAATAAGGATAAGGGTAAAAAATGGAAAAGCTTGGAATAGTTGTAGGTTCTACAAAACCAAACAGAGTTAACTTTTTATCTAATAAACCACTCAGACTTGGTCAGTTTGTGATTTTAAAATACTTTGATGGTGATGAAGAAATAAGACTTCTTGGAATGATTAATAAAGTTGAAAGGGAAAATAAATATATTCCGGAAGATATTCCAAATTATGAAAAAATTGACAGATTGATAAAAGAAAGTTCAAACGAGACAAAGGTTAAAGGAGAAATTCAGATTCTTGGAAAAATCGCAGAAAGAGATAACGGAATAACTCTCGAATTTCAAAGGACACCCCCTCTTCCGGCATCAGAAGTTTTAAAACCACCAAAAGAAATATTAGAAAAGCTCTTTGGCTCAAAAGGAAAAAATTATATAAAAATTGGAAAGCTTTTAAGTGAAGCAGAAGATGTAAATGTGTATATTGATATTAATCAAATAGTTTTAAGGCATCTTGCAATTCTTGCAATCACAGGAGCAGGAAAGTCTAACACAGTATCGGTACTACTTGACAATATAGTTAATTTAAAAGGAACTGTTGTTGTGTTTGATTTTCATGGAGAGTATACAAGAGCTGAATTTAGAAGAGATGGAAAAAATGTTGTAAATGTTATAAAACCTCTCGTTGACCCAACTACCCTTGATAAAAAAGATTTTGCAAAGCTAATAGGAATTAGGGAAAATGCAACTACTCAGTATAGATACTTTAAATATGCGGTTGATAAAGTATTAAGAGACTTGAAAGATGAAAAGGGCGATGATTGGAGAAGGTTTGTAGAGACTGAAAGTTTTTTTGACAGGTTGATTGGTGAGCTTGAAAGCTGGACGGACGAAGAAAAATCATCTCCATTTAAAGGTAAAATCAGAGAAGAATCTCTTTATGAAGTTATGAATAAAATAGAAGATACGATGGTAGACTTAAGTCATATAATAAAAATTGGCGCAAAAGACCTTATAGAGAACATAAGACCTGGCATGGTAAATGTCTTTGACTTTTCAGAAGTTGATGAAGAAGTAGCAGATGCTCTTGCATCTAACATTTTAAAACATTCTTTAATAGAAAGAAAAAAAGCAGTAAGAGGAAGTGATAG harbors:
- a CDS encoding response regulator transcription factor, with the translated sequence MKVLIVEDDKNLSKLIAKRLKEEGYDVVQAYDAEEGLNYANYEDFDIIILDLMLPKMSGFYIIESLRNKKIKTPILVLSAKDSVEDKVKGLSLGADDYLTKPFSFPELLARIQALVRRSKDIDEISKLKYHDLTMDLLKKEVYRGNKKIDLTAKEYELLKYLMENAEKIVTRNMILANVFDIDFDIESNVVDVQIHRLRDKIDKGFDKKLIHTVRGFGYVLKAN
- a CDS encoding ATP-binding protein — translated: MEKLGIVVGSTKPNRVNFLSNKPLRLGQFVILKYFDGDEEIRLLGMINKVERENKYIPEDIPNYEKIDRLIKESSNETKVKGEIQILGKIAERDNGITLEFQRTPPLPASEVLKPPKEILEKLFGSKGKNYIKIGKLLSEAEDVNVYIDINQIVLRHLAILAITGAGKSNTVSVLLDNIVNLKGTVVVFDFHGEYTRAEFRRDGKNVVNVIKPLVDPTTLDKKDFAKLIGIRENATTQYRYFKYAVDKVLRDLKDEKGDDWRRFVETESFFDRLIGELESWTDEEKSSPFKGKIREESLYEVMNKIEDTMVDLSHIIKIGAKDLIENIRPGMVNVFDFSEVDEEVADALASNILKHSLIERKKAVRGSDSKIPNPILIVVEEAHILAGVKSDTDSKYWMTRIAREGRKFGLGLCVVTQRPKGLDKEILSQMNNMIILKLVEPEDQKHVQSASESLSSELMEYLPSLNPGEAIILGNMTKIPLLIKIDKAKGKIQGNDIPVVDKWLSSEEKLSKLEDLKDF
- a CDS encoding HAMP domain-containing sensor histidine kinase, producing MFLKLTKTVNKIGIKITLLYSTLLLLSLIASFFTVYSFFEIYLDDKIKQEITEKAKSYKILFKQEGINGLKKQILKEAEIINNKDEFFKIYDNKGSIILNTNTLIHTQNIVINLENYKKLTPDKYEIVSLDDFHIIIYKLSPKYTLVIGKSKHDKNRLLNRLLSIFYNSGIIVFLLSLIGGFLIANSITRKIKRISNTAKELSTSMKLEKRVPVSQAGDELDDLAVVINNLLDRIEILVKTLKETTESIAHDLKTPIARIRAASENMLMKNKVSKECSDLLVYIIEETESLNQMIADLLTISKLESGTFQLSMEKVNLSKIIKNLYSLFKDYALTKGIKIEMEVDEDIYILGDEKYLSRAIANLLDNAIKFNKQDGKIFIKLKEIEDKVILIISDTGIGIPEDKLDKIFDKFYRADESRGIYMGSGLGLSLVKAVLDRHSAEIKVFSKENEGTTFEITFGKITNL